From Solwaraspora sp. WMMD1047, the proteins below share one genomic window:
- a CDS encoding sigma-70 family RNA polymerase sigma factor, producing MTDRDAQLLRALHDEHADALFSHALRLVNGDRQRAEDLVQETLLRAWRHPEALDPARGSVRAWLFTTARNLAIDAWRRRSARVGEVITDEIPEPPQVVDEADRAVEAWTVAEALARLSPPHREVLVECFYQGRSVSEAASRLGVPPGTVKSRTHYALRSLRLILAEMGVTG from the coding sequence ATTACCGATCGGGACGCTCAACTGCTGCGCGCGCTGCATGACGAGCACGCTGACGCCCTCTTCTCGCATGCCCTTCGCCTGGTCAACGGCGATCGGCAGCGGGCCGAGGACCTGGTACAGGAAACACTGCTACGGGCCTGGCGACATCCGGAAGCGCTGGACCCGGCGCGTGGCTCGGTACGTGCCTGGCTGTTCACCACCGCCCGCAACCTGGCGATCGACGCCTGGCGGCGACGCAGTGCGCGGGTCGGCGAGGTGATCACCGACGAGATCCCCGAACCGCCCCAGGTGGTCGACGAGGCGGATCGGGCGGTGGAGGCGTGGACGGTCGCGGAAGCGCTCGCCCGGCTCTCCCCGCCGCACCGGGAGGTACTGGTGGAGTGCTTCTACCAGGGCCGCTCGGTTTCGGAAGCGGCGTCACGCCTCGGCGTGCCGCCGGGGACCGTCAAGTCCCGCACGCACTACGCATTGCGATCCTTACGGCTGATTCTGGCAGAGATGGGGGTGACCGGGTGA
- a CDS encoding zf-HC2 domain-containing protein — protein sequence MIGCEYAHDDGAYVLGALSPPERAAYERHLATCHACREAVSEIAVLPGLLGRLDAAGLERISTPPQTPTFEHRSPALVSAARAVRRKERRLNRLRYAGAALVAACLALVVGLGVTFLQEPPGTVPQVAMTAMRPVANTSPVSAEIGINPTKWGTEITMRCAYENAADDSKPSIYRLIAVGRDGVTKEQVSSWVAGPGDEITLTAQTRFSEAELGGFELTSYDGKSLLAFEVP from the coding sequence GTGATTGGCTGTGAATACGCGCATGACGACGGCGCCTATGTACTGGGAGCCCTGTCGCCGCCCGAGCGGGCCGCGTACGAGCGTCACCTCGCCACCTGCCATGCCTGTCGGGAGGCCGTCTCGGAGATCGCCGTGCTGCCCGGCCTGCTCGGCCGGCTGGACGCGGCCGGGTTGGAGCGGATCTCCACCCCGCCGCAGACGCCGACCTTCGAGCACCGGTCGCCGGCCCTGGTCAGCGCGGCCCGCGCGGTCCGCCGGAAGGAACGGCGGCTCAACCGACTCCGGTACGCCGGCGCCGCGCTCGTCGCGGCCTGTCTGGCCCTGGTGGTCGGGCTCGGCGTCACCTTCCTTCAGGAACCCCCGGGCACCGTCCCCCAGGTCGCGATGACGGCCATGCGGCCGGTGGCGAACACCTCCCCGGTAAGCGCCGAGATCGGCATCAACCCGACCAAGTGGGGAACGGAGATCACCATGCGGTGCGCCTACGAGAACGCGGCGGACGACTCCAAGCCCAGCATCTACCGGCTGATCGCGGTCGGCCGCGACGGGGTGACGAAGGAGCAGGTGTCGTCCTGGGTCGCCGGTCCCGGCGACGAGATCACCCTGACCGCGCAGACCCGGTTCTCCGAGGCCGAGCTGGGCGGGTTCGAACTCACCTCGTACGACGGCAAGTCCCTGCTGGCCTTCGAGGTGCCCTGA